One Bacillota bacterium DNA segment encodes these proteins:
- the fsa gene encoding fructose-6-phosphate aldolase, protein MKLFIDTANIDHIREMNSLGIICGVTTNPSLCSKEGKDFESSIAEIAAIIDGPVSAEAISTKRDGIIQEARELASIAPNVVVKIPLMEEGLAATSVLSKEGIKVNMTLVFSANQALLAAQVGAAYVSPFVGRLDDIGHDGIAELDKIVSIYDIYDIKTEIISASIRHPLHVIQSAQVGADIATVPYNVLKQMIKHPLTDIGIEKFNADWKKLQECVSPIK, encoded by the coding sequence ATGAAACTCTTTATTGACACTGCAAATATCGATCATATAAGGGAGATGAACTCCCTGGGTATTATATGTGGTGTTACTACCAATCCATCCCTGTGCAGCAAAGAAGGGAAGGATTTTGAATCATCGATTGCAGAAATTGCCGCGATCATCGATGGTCCGGTAAGCGCAGAAGCGATCAGTACAAAAAGAGACGGTATAATTCAGGAAGCGAGGGAGCTGGCATCGATTGCCCCAAATGTAGTAGTTAAAATCCCTCTTATGGAGGAAGGCCTCGCAGCAACCAGCGTTCTAAGTAAAGAGGGAATTAAGGTAAACATGACCCTTGTATTTTCAGCAAACCAAGCCCTGTTAGCAGCACAGGTCGGGGCGGCCTATGTGAGCCCTTTTGTCGGGAGACTGGACGATATTGGTCATGACGGCATTGCAGAACTTGACAAAATAGTGTCAATCTACGATATTTATGATATTAAGACGGAAATCATATCAGCCAGTATTAGGCATCCTCTCCATGTGATCCAATCAGCGCAAGTGGGCGCGGATATAGCAACAGTGCCATATAACGTGTTGAAGCAAATGATTAAGCATCCACTTACCGATATAGGAATAGAAAAGTTTAATGCTGATTGGAAAAAGCTTCAGGAGTGCGTATCACCGATAAAGTAG
- a CDS encoding zeta toxin family protein: MNGNKDNRPQQIVISDDEHGLPYSKGLMASALMATGLPPSRSYRIARVIQQQLMESGRFSIKIDELRELVYNVLLSHEGKDYADKYKRWQALLSVDRPIIVLIGGTTGVGKSTIASAVAHRLGITHIVATDSLREVMRAMLSKDLVPYLHESSFTAWKAVNQTIEKDPLIAGFAEQVKVVSVGIRAVVDRAIKEGLNIVIEGIHVVPGFINSTVCEKAFVIPMVITVDDEDLHRSHFYIRELQTEGGRPYERYKENFESIRKIGEYINELARNYDVPVISSHNLDTTVILVLEEILNQVLGPPDHEDTGVLSARDLDDLD; this comes from the coding sequence TTGAACGGCAATAAAGATAATCGTCCGCAGCAAATAGTCATAAGCGATGATGAACATGGGCTGCCGTATTCAAAAGGCCTGATGGCTTCTGCACTCATGGCGACCGGACTTCCTCCAAGCCGATCCTACAGGATAGCAAGAGTTATCCAGCAGCAGTTGATGGAATCCGGGCGTTTCTCGATAAAGATTGACGAGCTAAGAGAGCTGGTTTACAATGTGCTATTGTCTCACGAAGGCAAGGATTATGCAGATAAGTATAAAAGATGGCAGGCGCTTCTTAGCGTTGATAGGCCCATTATAGTACTAATAGGCGGAACAACTGGTGTTGGAAAATCAACGATTGCAAGTGCAGTAGCCCATCGTCTTGGAATTACACATATTGTTGCAACCGATTCGCTGCGAGAAGTCATGCGTGCGATGTTGTCTAAAGACCTTGTACCGTACCTGCATGAGTCCTCATTTACAGCATGGAAGGCTGTGAATCAGACAATAGAGAAGGATCCTCTTATAGCTGGATTTGCCGAACAGGTGAAAGTAGTCTCTGTCGGCATCAGGGCAGTTGTCGACAGGGCGATTAAAGAGGGTTTAAATATTGTTATAGAGGGCATACATGTAGTCCCAGGTTTTATAAACAGCACGGTTTGCGAGAAAGCCTTTGTAATCCCAATGGTAATTACTGTAGACGACGAAGACCTCCATAGAAGCCATTTTTACATCAGGGAGCTGCAAACTGAGGGTGGCCGGCCATATGAACGGTATAAAGAGAACTTTGAGTCGATAAGGAAAATAGGAGAGTATATAAATGAGCTTGCCCGCAATTATGATGTGCCTGTAATATCAAGCCATAACCTGGATACAACAGTTATCCTGGTCTTGGAGGAGATACTAAATCAAGTTCTAGGCCCACCGGATCATGAGGATACCGGGGTTTTATCTGCCAGAGACCTTGATGACCTTGATTGA
- a CDS encoding 2,3-diphosphoglycerate synthetase, which yields MTRVIVLIDGEHYPPVIKSAIEVLEKQYNYSVAGAVFVGGLEKISEKGEFDDLGCPVVKDHDPLKAIMDAIEQFKPKMVVDLSDEPVIGYAKRFFYASHVLTKDIPYVGADFWFYPPAFQDVLEKPSLSVIGTGKRVGKTAVAGYICRRLDELGFNPGVIAMGRGGPQAPEMIAGKEIELTPQYLLHLARSGKHAASDYLEDALTSRITAIGCRRCGGGLAGQPFVSNVAAGARLANELDIDFVVLEGSGSALPPVSSDAYILVAGAHQPLDYVAGYFGTYRVLLSDLVVLSMCEPPLADKSRIKRVDKAIREINPGIKVVHTIFRPKPLQNIEGKEVFLATTSPASMKGKIVGHLEKSYGARVVGVSTSLSNRKVLRREIESAKGKFTTLLTELKAAAVDVVTSIGLDMGLEVVYMDNLPVTIGGDGELSDLVEWIGKRAQAKFAGCEGIERQ from the coding sequence ATAACCCGGGTTATAGTATTGATCGATGGTGAACATTATCCCCCGGTAATTAAATCAGCGATTGAAGTTCTAGAAAAGCAATATAACTATAGTGTGGCTGGGGCGGTATTTGTCGGAGGTCTTGAAAAAATATCCGAAAAAGGGGAGTTCGATGATCTCGGATGCCCGGTTGTTAAAGATCATGACCCATTAAAGGCAATAATGGATGCCATAGAGCAATTCAAGCCGAAAATGGTTGTTGACCTTAGCGATGAACCGGTTATCGGGTATGCCAAAAGATTTTTTTATGCAAGTCATGTTTTAACTAAGGATATACCTTACGTTGGCGCAGATTTTTGGTTTTATCCGCCGGCCTTCCAGGATGTCCTTGAGAAACCGTCACTTAGTGTTATTGGGACGGGGAAAAGGGTAGGTAAAACCGCAGTTGCTGGCTATATTTGCCGGCGCCTTGACGAGCTAGGCTTTAATCCAGGCGTTATAGCAATGGGACGGGGTGGGCCGCAAGCGCCCGAAATGATTGCAGGCAAGGAGATTGAGCTTACTCCACAATATCTATTACATCTGGCAAGGTCTGGAAAGCATGCGGCATCTGACTATCTTGAAGATGCTTTGACGAGCCGTATCACTGCTATAGGGTGCAGGAGATGCGGCGGTGGGCTTGCGGGGCAGCCGTTTGTGTCAAATGTCGCGGCCGGCGCTAGGCTGGCAAATGAGCTTGACATAGATTTTGTTGTCTTAGAAGGATCTGGTTCGGCTCTGCCGCCAGTATCATCCGATGCCTATATACTGGTAGCAGGGGCGCACCAGCCTCTTGATTATGTCGCGGGATATTTTGGCACCTACAGGGTATTATTATCTGACCTTGTTGTGCTTTCGATGTGCGAGCCCCCACTGGCTGATAAGAGCAGAATAAAACGTGTTGACAAAGCAATCAGGGAAATTAATCCTGGTATAAAAGTTGTTCACACCATCTTTAGGCCGAAGCCTCTACAAAATATCGAAGGCAAGGAGGTCTTTCTAGCAACTACCTCGCCGGCTTCTATGAAGGGCAAAATAGTCGGCCACCTGGAGAAAAGCTATGGAGCTAGAGTTGTGGGGGTTAGCACCAGTCTTTCAAACAGGAAGGTTCTCAGGCGTGAGATAGAGAGTGCGAAGGGCAAATTTACCACGCTACTTACCGAACTTAAAGCGGCGGCTGTAGATGTGGTAACAAGCATTGGTTTAGATATGGGTCTTGAAGTTGTCTATATGGATAACCTGCCTGTAACCATCGGTGGCGATGGTGAACTAAGCGACCTTGTCGAGTGGATAGGGAAAAGGGCTCAGGCGAAATTTGCGGGGTGTGAAGGAATTGAACGGCAATAA
- a CDS encoding metallophosphoesterase, whose protein sequence is MAGNTLVTIAHISDLHAGSPYFIPNLMSRTIEELNELKPDIVICTGDLTNEGFKQEYTMAQTYLSMLECERHVYVPGNHDSRNVGYLHFEELFGQRDRIMTFDRITVVSADSSEPDLDNGRIGRERYDWLQSGFKDNNYFKIFALHHHLLPVPGTGRERSMIHDAGDLLELLIQCGVDLVICGHKHVPYVWRIENLVVVNAGTACTLRLRGNTKPCYNIIQIEENDRVRIYRKYPFGSRELIADFSCEERKSCKWEKVEAGTATGGGLL, encoded by the coding sequence ATGGCAGGTAATACTCTGGTAACAATTGCTCATATATCCGACCTTCATGCCGGCTCACCATACTTTATCCCTAACTTGATGAGCAGAACCATCGAGGAGCTAAATGAGCTAAAACCGGATATCGTAATCTGTACAGGTGATTTAACAAATGAGGGCTTCAAGCAGGAATATACCATGGCCCAGACCTATTTATCGATGCTTGAGTGTGAAAGACATGTCTACGTGCCGGGAAACCATGACTCAAGAAATGTGGGATACCTCCATTTTGAAGAGCTATTTGGCCAAAGGGATAGGATCATGACGTTTGATCGCATAACGGTTGTAAGCGCCGACTCAAGCGAGCCAGATTTAGACAATGGTAGAATTGGTAGGGAACGCTACGATTGGCTTCAGTCGGGTTTTAAAGATAACAACTACTTTAAAATATTTGCGCTTCACCATCATCTATTGCCCGTCCCCGGTACTGGGCGCGAGCGAAGCATGATTCACGATGCAGGCGATTTATTGGAGCTACTGATTCAATGCGGTGTTGATCTTGTTATTTGTGGACATAAGCACGTCCCTTACGTGTGGAGGATCGAAAATCTTGTGGTGGTTAATGCAGGTACAGCCTGCACATTAAGGCTCAGGGGTAATACGAAGCCCTGCTACAATATCATTCAGATTGAAGAGAACGATAGAGTCAGGATATATAGGAAATATCCTTTTGGAAGCCGAGAACTGATCGCAGATTTCTCGTGCGAGGAGCGTAAGTCTTGCAAATGGGAAAAAGTTGAGGCCGGTACAGCAACTGGAGGTGGCCTGCTATAA
- a CDS encoding amylo-alpha-1,6-glucosidase, whose product MQKFVTPEGEEFYVEVEATNRILNEGIPFIIVDLREKRLAIKEGDYFLFTDNEGNIPAENTSGLGLYYKDTRFLSNFEFTVNGRIPVLLSSTAERDYLAHIELTNADVREGDVLLIPQETLNIRRLRVISEGFHERIRIKNYNQYPVELELALSFNADFADIFEVRGLRRQNRGKLLYPKIIGDELVLAYIGEDKVFRQTKIGLPFKPDSIETALNQTTIRKRVAIEPSGRLVFNYHILPLIGHAKSEKADFNETVTKLRLSYSHWERGITRIYTDNELFNAVMNRGISDIRALMADHKDGRIIHAGIPWYVAPFGRDSLITALQVLLLTSEPAKQTLNFLGKFQGKEVNHWKDEEPGKILHEIREGELAILKEIPHTPYYGSIDSTPLYLILAAEYYLWTNDFEFMRKITPNIEACLHWIDDYGDFDKDLFLEYRRHSKRGLINQGWKDSWNAVSHTDGQIAEPPIALCEVQGYVYRAKMGIAKYYRDIGNIERADELERQAMELKERFNEVFWMPDEGYFALALDGNKKQVGTVTSNVGQCLYTGIIDEDKATHVVRRLMQPDMFSGWGIRTVSKAAKVYNPMSYHNGSVWPHDNAIIISGIKSYGFNEEATILASALFDAAIHHTYYRLPELFCGFTRRGASKPVSYPVSCSPQAWAAGSVFLMFQAMLGITPNARERVISINNPVLPRWLNQVELENLRIAGETVSILFNREGSTTTAAELTQTGRVKVVTEIESQLTG is encoded by the coding sequence TTGCAGAAGTTCGTCACACCAGAGGGCGAAGAATTCTACGTAGAAGTAGAAGCAACAAACCGTATACTTAATGAAGGGATCCCCTTTATAATCGTTGACTTGCGTGAAAAGCGCCTAGCAATAAAAGAGGGCGATTACTTTCTCTTCACAGACAACGAAGGAAATATTCCGGCTGAGAACACCAGTGGGTTGGGGCTGTATTATAAGGATACCCGCTTTTTGAGCAACTTCGAGTTTACAGTAAATGGACGAATCCCAGTTTTGCTCTCCTCAACGGCAGAACGCGATTACCTGGCTCATATTGAACTTACCAATGCCGATGTTAGAGAAGGCGATGTGCTCCTAATCCCGCAGGAGACACTAAATATAAGAAGGTTAAGAGTGATATCAGAAGGTTTTCACGAGCGAATCAGGATTAAGAACTACAACCAATATCCGGTTGAGCTTGAGCTTGCTCTTTCCTTCAATGCGGATTTTGCTGATATTTTTGAGGTGAGGGGGCTAAGGAGGCAAAATAGGGGCAAGCTTTTGTATCCCAAAATCATTGGTGATGAGCTTGTACTGGCCTATATCGGTGAAGATAAAGTCTTCCGGCAGACCAAAATAGGCCTGCCATTTAAGCCAGACTCAATCGAGACCGCTCTAAATCAAACAACTATAAGAAAAAGGGTAGCTATTGAGCCTAGCGGAAGACTTGTTTTTAACTATCATATCCTGCCGCTTATCGGACACGCAAAATCGGAAAAGGCCGATTTCAACGAAACAGTTACAAAACTGAGATTATCCTACTCTCACTGGGAGAGGGGAATTACCAGGATATATACAGATAACGAGTTATTTAACGCCGTCATGAACAGGGGCATAAGCGATATTCGTGCTCTTATGGCGGATCATAAAGACGGGAGGATAATTCATGCCGGCATCCCGTGGTATGTGGCTCCTTTTGGAAGAGACAGTTTAATTACCGCGCTGCAGGTTCTCTTACTTACCTCCGAACCAGCAAAACAGACTCTGAATTTTCTTGGTAAGTTCCAGGGAAAAGAGGTAAACCATTGGAAGGATGAAGAACCGGGCAAGATATTGCACGAGATAAGGGAAGGCGAGCTTGCAATTCTAAAGGAGATCCCGCACACCCCTTATTACGGCTCAATTGACTCGACACCACTTTATCTCATCTTAGCGGCAGAGTACTACCTGTGGACGAACGATTTTGAGTTTATGCGAAAGATCACGCCAAATATAGAGGCCTGCCTGCATTGGATTGACGATTATGGAGACTTTGACAAAGACCTTTTTCTGGAGTATAGGCGCCACTCCAAGAGGGGGCTCATAAACCAGGGTTGGAAGGATTCATGGAACGCGGTTTCCCATACTGATGGGCAAATAGCTGAGCCGCCGATAGCTTTATGTGAGGTCCAGGGATATGTGTACCGGGCGAAGATGGGCATAGCCAAATACTATCGAGACATCGGCAATATTGAGCGTGCCGATGAGCTAGAGCGCCAGGCGATGGAACTTAAGGAAAGATTTAACGAGGTTTTCTGGATGCCCGATGAGGGATATTTTGCTCTGGCGCTTGATGGCAATAAAAAACAGGTCGGCACAGTAACATCAAACGTTGGCCAGTGCCTGTATACCGGAATAATTGATGAGGATAAAGCAACCCATGTTGTAAGAAGGCTCATGCAGCCGGATATGTTTTCGGGGTGGGGGATAAGAACGGTAAGCAAGGCTGCAAAGGTCTATAACCCTATGAGTTATCACAACGGTTCCGTTTGGCCCCATGACAACGCAATAATCATAAGTGGAATCAAGTCTTACGGGTTTAATGAAGAGGCAACCATACTTGCAAGTGCCCTCTTTGATGCGGCCATCCACCACACCTATTATAGGCTTCCTGAGCTTTTTTGCGGGTTTACTCGCAGAGGGGCGAGCAAACCAGTAAGCTACCCGGTATCCTGTAGTCCACAGGCATGGGCGGCCGGAAGCGTATTTTTGATGTTTCAGGCTATGCTTGGTATTACCCCAAACGCTAGAGAGCGTGTCATAAGCATTAACAATCCTGTTCTGCCAAGATGGCTAAATCAGGTCGAGCTCGAAAATTTAAGGATTGCCGGTGAGACAGTTTCGATTCTCTTCAATCGCGAAGGGTCTACAACAACTGCGGCAGAACTTACTCAAACCGGCAGAGTTAAAGTCGTCACAGAGATAGAGTCCCAGTTGACCGGGTAA
- the thrB gene encoding homoserine kinase has protein sequence MVEVIVPATSANIGPGFDVLGLSIDLYNRFRVEETDGGLEIKVPQDTGLSTGEKNLIFISAKRLFDEVGYRYSGLRIEIENNVPLGRGLGSSSTAIVGGLVAANEIAGSKLSKEEIFSLATQIEGHPDNVGPAVFGGFTICYGIGNGFKAVSYKPSEKLKPVLLIPDSILETKKARRVLPEEVPLADAVFNIARSSLLVSALLTGKSDILKYAMEDRLHQPYRASLVPGLTDIIEDIAGIEGAGIALSGAGPSLICIIDRSIEQAFYDNVKRLLKDRGQNYMVHLAEFDLEGTKIISG, from the coding sequence ATGGTTGAGGTAATAGTGCCGGCAACATCGGCAAATATAGGACCGGGATTTGATGTTCTTGGTTTAAGTATCGACCTCTACAATAGGTTTAGGGTGGAAGAGACAGATGGGGGTCTAGAGATTAAAGTGCCTCAAGACACCGGGCTCTCCACTGGTGAGAAAAATCTGATATTTATATCTGCAAAGCGGCTCTTTGATGAGGTAGGATACAGATATAGTGGTCTTCGCATTGAGATAGAAAACAATGTTCCGCTGGGTCGTGGCCTTGGCAGCAGCTCAACTGCGATAGTCGGCGGCCTTGTCGCGGCTAACGAGATTGCAGGATCAAAACTATCGAAAGAAGAGATATTTTCCCTGGCAACACAGATAGAGGGGCATCCCGATAATGTGGGGCCAGCCGTCTTCGGCGGCTTTACGATATGCTACGGGATTGGTAACGGTTTTAAGGCCGTATCATACAAGCCTTCCGAAAAACTAAAGCCAGTTCTTCTTATCCCGGATAGTATCCTTGAGACAAAAAAGGCAAGAAGGGTTTTACCGGAAGAGGTCCCGCTAGCCGATGCGGTGTTTAATATCGCGCGCTCGAGCCTTCTGGTGTCGGCGTTGCTTACCGGAAAATCCGATATACTTAAATATGCCATGGAAGATAGACTTCACCAGCCCTATAGAGCATCGCTGGTGCCGGGGCTTACGGATATAATCGAAGATATTGCCGGTATTGAAGGCGCGGGCATCGCGCTAAGTGGCGCGGGACCAAGCCTGATATGTATAATCGATAGATCTATCGAGCAGGCTTTTTATGATAATGTAAAGCGGCTGTTAAAGGATAGAGGCCAAAACTATATGGTCCATCTAGCAGAATTTGACCTTGAAGGAACTAAGATTATAAGCGGCTAG
- the thrC gene encoding threonine synthase, translating into MDWQGLIRQYFDFLPVNEDTPVCTVLEGNTPLIPSIKIGPELGCELYFKYEGLNPTGSFKDRGMTVAISKALEEGSRAVICASTGNTSASAAAYAARAGIRCVVLIPEGKIALGKLSQALMHGAVVVAVRGNFDVALKIVRQISEEYPITLVNSVNPYRLEGQKTAAFEVCDVLGEAPDYLAIPVGNAGNITAYWKGFKEYADAGRINNLPKMIGFQAAGAAPIVLGHPVEHPETVATAIRIGNPARWKEAEAAARESGGFIDMVTDEEILEAYRLIASTEGVFCEPASAASVAGLRKMVAAGRVPRGSRVVCVLTGHGLKDPDTAIREGGKPIEVEATLEAVERVVFGR; encoded by the coding sequence ATGGATTGGCAAGGGCTGATTAGGCAATACTTTGATTTTCTTCCCGTTAACGAAGATACACCGGTATGCACTGTTCTGGAAGGCAATACCCCGCTTATCCCATCAATTAAGATAGGTCCCGAGCTGGGATGCGAACTTTACTTTAAATATGAGGGCTTAAATCCTACAGGATCATTTAAGGATAGGGGTATGACTGTTGCGATAAGCAAAGCATTGGAGGAGGGCTCGCGCGCGGTAATATGTGCCTCAACCGGGAATACAAGTGCATCCGCAGCAGCTTATGCAGCAAGGGCTGGGATAAGGTGTGTGGTTTTAATACCGGAGGGAAAAATTGCCCTAGGAAAATTGTCTCAGGCTCTCATGCATGGAGCAGTTGTTGTAGCAGTGCGGGGCAATTTTGATGTGGCGCTTAAAATTGTACGGCAGATATCAGAAGAATACCCTATAACCCTCGTTAACTCCGTCAATCCATACAGGCTTGAGGGGCAGAAGACAGCGGCTTTTGAGGTTTGCGATGTTCTTGGGGAGGCACCGGATTACCTGGCTATCCCGGTTGGAAATGCCGGCAATATAACTGCCTATTGGAAGGGGTTTAAAGAGTATGCGGATGCCGGAAGGATCAATAACCTGCCGAAGATGATTGGTTTTCAGGCGGCGGGCGCTGCCCCAATAGTTCTTGGGCATCCTGTGGAACACCCTGAGACAGTAGCAACCGCCATAAGAATTGGAAATCCGGCAAGGTGGAAGGAAGCGGAGGCAGCCGCAAGAGAATCCGGCGGGTTTATTGATATGGTAACAGATGAGGAAATCCTTGAGGCTTACAGGCTTATCGCATCGACAGAGGGCGTTTTTTGTGAGCCTGCATCGGCCGCATCGGTTGCAGGCCTGCGCAAAATGGTGGCCGCAGGGCGTGTGCCCAGAGGTTCAAGAGTTGTTTGCGTGCTGACCGGCCATGGTTTAAAAGACCCCGATACCGCTATTAGAGAGGGCGGAAAACCTATCGAGGTTGAGGCTACTCTGGAAGCTGTCGAGCGGGTGGTTTTTGGCCGGTAG
- a CDS encoding homoserine dehydrogenase, with product MRKRIGVGIIGYGTVGSGVYHILTTKAQKLSTLAGVNIEVVLVAEKYPKRVKGEVPAKLITNDAYKVINNPDIDIVVEVIGGIEPAYTFIKAALENKKHVVTANKALMASRGGALLELAELNGVDLFFEASVGGGIPIIRPLKHCLAGNTIYRVMGIINGTTNYILSKMANEGMSFNQALKEAQAQGFAEADPSADVDGHDAAAKIAILASIAFNSRVTVDKVYTEGITSIDYQDIVYAREMGYTIKLLALAKEDDEGIDVRVHPAMIPEKHPLASVSGVMNAIFVEGDAVGEVMFYGPGAGRLPAASAVVGDVFEIAQNMHLNKIGSMTCGCFERKKIKPIEKTKSRYYMRLEALDRPGVLAKISKALGDSDVSIETAIQKNSSGEYAELVFGTHLVQEKNLQKALKKIEQLDVVAMIHNVIRME from the coding sequence GTGAGAAAACGAATCGGTGTAGGGATTATAGGTTACGGAACGGTTGGGTCTGGAGTCTATCACATATTGACTACAAAGGCGCAAAAATTGTCCACGCTTGCAGGGGTTAACATAGAAGTTGTGCTGGTGGCCGAGAAGTACCCAAAGAGGGTGAAAGGCGAGGTTCCAGCCAAACTTATAACCAATGATGCCTACAAAGTTATAAATAATCCTGATATCGATATCGTTGTTGAGGTAATAGGTGGTATTGAGCCTGCCTACACGTTTATTAAAGCTGCGTTGGAAAATAAAAAGCATGTAGTTACGGCAAACAAGGCCCTTATGGCAAGCCGTGGTGGGGCCTTGCTTGAGCTTGCCGAACTAAATGGCGTTGATCTTTTCTTTGAGGCAAGCGTCGGTGGGGGAATACCGATTATAAGGCCGCTTAAACACTGTCTTGCCGGAAATACGATATACCGTGTTATGGGGATAATAAACGGCACAACTAACTATATTCTATCCAAAATGGCTAATGAAGGTATGTCGTTTAACCAGGCTTTAAAAGAAGCGCAAGCCCAAGGATTTGCAGAGGCTGATCCAAGCGCAGATGTCGATGGACACGATGCAGCTGCTAAGATAGCTATTCTGGCGTCAATTGCGTTTAACAGTAGGGTTACGGTAGATAAAGTCTATACCGAGGGCATCACAAGTATAGATTACCAGGATATCGTTTACGCACGGGAGATGGGCTATACAATCAAGCTTCTAGCCCTGGCCAAAGAAGATGATGAAGGCATAGATGTAAGAGTTCACCCGGCGATGATACCGGAGAAACATCCACTGGCTTCGGTTTCAGGCGTAATGAATGCTATATTTGTTGAAGGCGATGCGGTTGGTGAGGTTATGTTTTACGGCCCGGGTGCCGGAAGGCTTCCTGCCGCCAGCGCGGTCGTTGGCGATGTATTTGAAATAGCCCAGAACATGCATCTTAACAAGATTGGCAGTATGACCTGCGGCTGCTTTGAGCGCAAGAAAATAAAGCCGATTGAAAAAACCAAGTCGCGTTATTACATGCGGCTTGAAGCACTTGATAGGCCTGGCGTGCTGGCCAAGATATCTAAGGCACTTGGCGACAGCGATGTAAGTATCGAAACAGCGATACAGAAGAACTCAAGCGGAGAGTATGCCGAGCTTGTTTTTGGCACTCACTTAGTGCAAGAGAAGAATTTGCAGAAGGCTTTAAAGAAGATAGAGCAATTAGATGTAGTTGCAATGATTCATAACGTGATAAGGATGGAGTAG
- the lysA gene encoding diaminopimelate decarboxylase — protein sequence MVLPITAQINSEGHLEIGGCDTVELAKEYGTPLFIMDEETLRGQCRAYIEAFGTKGVDFEVIYASKAFTCIAMCQIVKQEGLALDVMSAGELYTALKADFPMEKIFLHGNNKTPYELELALDNNIGRVVVDGFSELELLDRIAGDKGRVQPILLRVTPGIKPQTHSYIQTGQIDSKFGFGLQDGLALSAVKRALELRNVDLRGIHAHIGSQIFELGSFAKAIEIIMVFVKQIKEETGFIIDELNTGGGLGIKYKAIDEPSTVEEYAKVIVDGVIKEAGHLGLPIPKIMVEPGRSIVANAGVTIYTVGAIKEIPNIRTYVSVDGGMSDNMRPMLYGAVYEALLANRAGDEPNTVVTVAGKHCESGDILIRDVELPHPEIGDILCTPATGAYGYVMANNYNRQPRPGVVLVNGGVAREIIRRETLEDLIKLDVNIE from the coding sequence TTGGTTTTACCGATTACGGCCCAGATCAATTCCGAAGGACATCTGGAAATCGGCGGTTGTGATACCGTTGAGCTTGCAAAAGAATATGGCACCCCGCTTTTTATAATGGACGAGGAAACTCTGCGGGGTCAGTGCCGTGCATATATAGAAGCTTTTGGTACAAAAGGCGTAGATTTCGAAGTAATTTACGCCAGTAAAGCTTTTACTTGCATAGCCATGTGCCAGATTGTAAAGCAAGAGGGTTTGGCTCTTGATGTGATGTCGGCTGGCGAGCTCTACACGGCCTTAAAGGCCGATTTTCCCATGGAAAAAATATTCCTCCATGGGAACAACAAGACTCCATATGAGCTTGAGCTGGCTCTTGATAACAACATAGGTCGGGTTGTCGTAGACGGATTTTCTGAGCTTGAGCTGCTTGATAGAATTGCTGGTGATAAGGGCAGGGTGCAGCCGATTCTTTTAAGAGTAACACCCGGAATAAAACCACAAACCCACAGCTACATACAAACAGGCCAGATAGATAGTAAGTTTGGCTTTGGCCTCCAAGATGGTCTTGCCTTGAGTGCGGTAAAGAGGGCACTTGAGCTAAGAAATGTTGATCTTAGGGGTATTCATGCACATATTGGCTCGCAGATATTTGAGCTTGGCTCATTTGCTAAGGCAATCGAGATAATTATGGTGTTTGTAAAACAAATAAAGGAAGAGACGGGCTTTATAATTGATGAGCTTAATACTGGCGGTGGACTTGGAATTAAGTATAAGGCTATCGATGAGCCATCCACTGTTGAAGAATACGCAAAAGTTATTGTGGATGGCGTTATTAAAGAGGCAGGCCATCTAGGTCTTCCAATCCCTAAGATTATGGTAGAGCCAGGTCGCTCCATTGTTGCCAATGCTGGTGTGACCATCTATACCGTTGGTGCAATAAAGGAAATTCCCAACATCCGTACATATGTCTCAGTTGATGGTGGCATGTCGGATAACATGCGCCCAATGCTCTATGGTGCCGTATATGAGGCCCTTCTTGCCAACAGGGCAGGTGATGAGCCAAATACGGTTGTAACTGTTGCGGGCAAGCACTGTGAGTCGGGCGATATCTTGATTAGGGACGTTGAGCTTCCTCATCCAGAGATAGGCGATATTTTGTGTACTCCGGCAACTGGAGCTTACGGATACGTTATGGCAAATAACTATAACCGCCAGCCTAGACCAGGGGTAGTTCTAGTAAATGGTGGTGTGGCCAGGGAGATAATCAGGCGGGAAACACTTGAGGACCTTATAAAATTGGACGTTAATATAGAATAA